The following proteins are encoded in a genomic region of Amia ocellicauda isolate fAmiCal2 chromosome 6, fAmiCal2.hap1, whole genome shotgun sequence:
- the LOC136751853 gene encoding LOW QUALITY PROTEIN: claudin-10-like (The sequence of the model RefSeq protein was modified relative to this genomic sequence to represent the inferred CDS: inserted 1 base in 1 codon; substituted 1 base at 1 genomic stop codon) codes for MNGSPIEVMLTLVCLMKCTEIRHCSWGEKKHFVGTIVMVLDIGCFVLCVSGWILVCSTIVLTTATFFSILWKDCISDSTGVSDCKEFPSLLALEPYMHGCRALTIIAVILGFFSAVXCTXIGGSELANARVTFTAGLNYLVSGLSAMTGYSCYGHKITLEFANPNFKAQKYEIGGAVFVGWGGSTLLTVGGLVNCITAGIDAFKTRAAGPHDNEWKRCGRSVSAQLQHGHDDVHLNRASGNGV; via the exons ATGAACGGCTCCCCAATTGAGGTGATGTTGACACTTGTTTGTCTGATGAAATGCACAGAGATCCGCCACTGCAGCTG gggagaaaaaaaacattttgtaggAACAATTGTAATGGTTTTAGATAT AGGTTGCTTTGTCTTGTGTGTTTCAGGCTGGATTCTAGTATGTTCAACAATCGTCCTCACCACTGCCACCTTCTTCTCCATCCTCTGGAAAGACTGTATCTCCGATTCAACAGGAGTATCTGATTGCAAAGAATTCCCATCCTTGCTGGCACTGGAGC CTTATATGCATGGATGCAGAGCCCTTACAATTATTGCTGTAATCCTGGGGTTTTTCAGTGCCG CTTGCACTTAAATCGGAGGTTCAGAGCTTGCCAATGCCCGAGTGACTTTTACAGCAGGGTTGAATTACCTTGTCTCGG GGCTATCCGCAATGACTGGATATTCCTGTTATGGGCACAAGATAACATTGGAATTTGCCAATCCTAATTTCAAAGCACAAAA ATATGAGATTGGAGGTGCAGTATtcgtggggtgggggggctctaCTTTGCTCACTGTCGGTGGTCTAGTCAACTGTATCACTGCAGGAATAGATGCCTTCAAAACAAG GGCAGCTGGACCTCATGACAATGAGTGGAAACGCTGCGGGCGCAGTGTAAGTGCACAGTTACAGCACGGCCACGATGACGTGCACCTGAACAGGGCTAGTGGAAATGGGGTATAA
- the LOC136751262 gene encoding LOW QUALITY PROTEIN: myosin-9-like (The sequence of the model RefSeq protein was modified relative to this genomic sequence to represent the inferred CDS: inserted 2 bases in 1 codon) produces MVQRDEDKFLKVDHNLISCPLVQASWAAKKLVWVASQHNGFEAGRVLEERGEEAVVVLVASGRKVCVNKDSIQKMNPPKFTKVEDMAELPCLNEASVLHNLKERYNSGLIYTYSGLFCVVINPYKTLPIYSADMVEMYKGKKRHDVPPHIYAITDTAYCSMVQDRKNQSILCTGESGAGKTENTKKVIQYLTHIASSPKTKKDQGELERQLLQANPILEAFGNAKTGKNDNSSRFGKFIRINFDVNGYIVGANIETYLLEKSRVIRQAKDERTFHIFYYMLAGAEDELRSELFLEHYSDYRFLSSGSVMIPGQQDGELFLETMDTMKIMGISEDDQIGLLKVLSAVLQLGNIKFMKRRDSDQAYMPDDTATQKVCHLMGMNVTDFTHAILCPRIKVGQQYILKTQTKEQAEFAVEVLATATYKHVIHWLVTHINKMLDMTKRQGASFIGILDIAGFEIFELNSFEQLCINFSNEKLQQLFNHTTFVQEQEEYEREGIEWSFIDFGLDLQPCIDLIEKPANPPGILALLDDECLLPKTTDRSFVDKVIQQQGSHPKFLKPKKLKDKADFSISHYAGKVDYKADEWLKKNMNPLNGNVATLLQQSSAKFVSELWRDVDPTVGLDMVAGAFKNRKGMFRTVGQLYKEQLAKLLVTLSDTKPHYVRCIIPNHEKQAGKLDPHLVLHQLGCNGVLEGIRICREGFPNRIVFQEFRQRYQILTPSTVAKDFMDEKQACVLMLQELKLDPSQFQIGHTKVFFRAGLLANLEEKRDEKITDIIIGFQARCCGHLARRVFARRRQQHAAMKDEEWKCAAQLHSENKKMQQTISDLEQQLDEEKAARQNLQLEMVAMEVKLKKVEEGVGVLEDQNNTLMKNTVSLEQAKQTLEAKLNELAIELQALLQGRGDLEARRKKAQTQLSELQLKHSESERHGAELADRNIKLQSQLDTVNAVLDVQCVYSDTVGSVQKPLLQELLNVEMRQKLKVSTRLRQLEIEQHSLREQLEDEQGAKGRVEKQVVTLQSQLAEMQKKLKEGADSLRAAEQAQRRVQKELEGAFLQLEEKSTAYDKLGQRRARLQKELDASLGHQDHLQQTVFNLQKKHRKFRQQTVEEKCQISSLYAEERDRALAEAREKAAQVLALTLELENMVYLQKKHDRATKALQDEMQDLVSAKDSSDKHVRELQMESQVMEEQLEVIKPQVEELQKELQASKKAKLQLEADMRALKAQFDRTVQSKDQLLKQAQERERDLEGEWKQRSVALAAKRKLELGMKDLEEQLNLANKSREKALKQLCKLQAHMKVVQQELEETRLSHEETLAQAKDYQRKIKSLEAEIIQLQEDLALAKRAKRWAEQDSEALQDEISHKGTLALQEKRRLQARIVQLEQKLQEEQFSRELLDERLAAERSTSQRLEGARXLQEAQAAVKAKNKAIDTLKQELRSLRRQRVTACDC; encoded by the exons ATGGTACAGCGAGACGAGGACAAGTTCCTGAAAGTGGACCACAACCTGATCAGCTGCCCGCTGGTGCAGGCCAGCTGGGCCGCCAAGAAGCTGGTGTGGGTGGCATCACAACACAATGGGTTCGAGGCGGGGAGAGTGCTGGAGGAGCGGGGCGAGGAGGCCGTGGTGGTGTTGGTGGCGAGCGGCAGGAAGGTGTGCGTCAACAAGGACAGCATCCAGAAGATGAACCCGCCCAAGTTCACCAAGGTGGAAGACATGGCCGAGCTGCCCTGTCTGAACGAGGCCTCTGTCCTGCACAACCTGAAGGAGCGCTACAACTCTGGCCTCATCTAT acgTACTCTGGACTGTTCTGTGTGGTGATCAACCCCTATAAGACCCTGCCGATCTATTCTGCGGACATGGTGGAGATGTATAAGGGCAAGAAGAGACACGATGTGCCCCCCCACATCTATGCCATCACCGACACGGCCTACTGCAGCATGGTGCAGG atcGCAAGAACCAGTCCATCCTGTGCAC AGGGGAGTCTGGCGCGGGGAAGACAGAGAACACCAAGAAAGTGATACAGTACCTGACTCACATCGCCTCCTCTCCCAAGACCAAGAAAGACCAGGGGGAGCTGGAGAGGCAGCTGCTGCAGGCCAACCCCATCCTGGAGGCGTTCGGCAATGCCAAGACTGGGAAGAACGACAACTCTTCCCGCTTC GGGAAGTTCATCAGGATCAACTTTGATGTGAACGGCTACATCGTGGGAGCCAACATCGAGACCT ACCTGCTGGAAAAGTCACGAGTGATCCGCCAGGCAAAGGATGAGCGCACGTTCCACATTTTCTACTACATGCTGGCTGGAGCCGAGGACGAACTGcgct cggAGCTGTTCCTGGAACATTACAGTGACTACCGCTTCCTGTCCAGTGGCAGCGTGATGATCCCGggccagcaggacggggagctGTTCCTGGAGACCATGGATACCATGAAAATCATGGGTATCTCAGAGGATGACCAGATCG ggctgtTGAAAGTGTTGTCCGCTGTGCTCCAGCTGGGCAACATTAAGTTCATGAAGAGGCGTGACTCTGACCAGGCCTACATGCCTGACGACACAG cCACTCAGAAGGTGTGCCACCTGATGGGCATGAATGTGACGGACTTCACCCATGCCATCCTGTGCCCCCGCATCAAGGTGGGCCAGCAGTACATCCTGAAGACACAGACCAAGGAGCAGGCAGAATTTGCGGTGGAGGTGCTGGCTACAGCCACATACAAGCATGTGATCCACTGGCTGGTCACGCACATCAACAAGATGCTGGACATGACCAAGCGACAGGGCGCCTCCTTCATCGGCATCCTGGACATCGCCGGCTTCGAGATCTTCGAG ctGAACTCCTTCGAGCAGCTTTGCATCAATTTCAGCAATGAGAAGCTGCAGCAGCTCTTCAATCACACCACGTTCGTCCAGGAGCAGGAGGAGTACGAGCGTGAGGGCATTGAGTGGAGCTTCATCGACTTTGGTCTGGACCTGCAGCCCTGCATCGACCTCATCGAGAAGCCA GCCAATCCCCCGGGCATCCTGGCATTGTTGGACGATGAGTGCTTACTGCCCAAGACCACTGACCGCTCCTTCGTGGACAAAGTCATCCAGCAGCAGGGCAGCCACCCCAAGTTCCTCAAGCCCAAGAAACTGAAGGACAAGGCTGACTTCAGTATCAGCCACTATGCTGGCAAG GTTGACTACAAGGCAGACGAGTGGTTGAAGAAGAATATGAACCCTTTGAACGGCAATGTGGCCACGCTGCTCCAGCAGTCTTCAGCCAAGTTCGTCTCTGAGCTCTGGAGAGATG tggacCCGACCGTGGGGCTGGATATGGTTGCCGGCGCATTTAAGAACCGCAAGGGCATGTTCCGCACGGTGGGGCAGCTCTACAAGGAGCAACTGGCAAAACTCTTGGTCACACTGAGCGACACCAAGCCCCACTACGTGCGTTGCATCATCCCCAACCACGAGAAGCAG GCCGGAAAGCTGGATCCCCACCTGGTGCTGCACCAGCTGGGCTGTAACGGGGTACTGGAGGGCATCCGGATCTGCAGGGAGGGCTTCCCCAACCGGATCGTCTTCCAGGAGTTCAGACAGAG gtaCCAGATCCTCACTCCCAGCACCGTCGCCAAGGACTTCATGGATGAGAAGCAGGCCTGTGTGCTCATG CTTCAGGAACTAAAGCTAGACCCCAGTCAGTTCCAGATCGGGCACACTAAGGTGTTCTTCCGGGCTGGGCTCCTGGCCAACCTGGAGGAGAAGCGCGACGAGAAGATCACAGACATCATCATTGGCTTCCAGGCCCGGTGCTGCGGACACTTAGCCCGCAG GGTGTTCGCTCGGCGGCGGCAGCAGCACGCGGCCATGAAGGACGAGGAGTGGAAGTGCGCCGCCCAGCTGCACAGTGAGAACAAGAAGATGCAGCAGACAATTTCG gacCTGGAGCAGCAGCTGGATGAGGAGAAAGCTGCACGGCAGAATCTGCAGCTGGAGATGGTGGCCATGGAGGTCAAGCTGAAGAAAGTGGAGGAGGGTGTTGGGGTGCTGGAGGATCAGAACAACACCCTTATGAAG AACACAGTGTCGTTGGAGCAAGCAAAGCAGACCCTGGAGGCCAAGCTCAATGAGCTGGCGATTGAGCTGCAAGCGCTGCTGCAAGGGAGAGGCGACTTGGAGGCGCGAAGAAAGAAGGCCCAGACCCAGCTGAGCGAGCTGCAGCTCAAACACAGTGAGAGTGAGAGGCACGGGGCCGAGCTGGCGGACCGCAACATCAAACTGCAG tcgCAGCTGGACACTGTGAACGCTGTGCTGGATGTCCAG TGTGTGTACTCTGACACTGTTGGATCTGTACAAAAACCCCTCTTACAGGAGCTGCTGAATGTGGAGATGCGCCAGAAACTGAAAGTCTCCACTCGTCTGCGTCAGCTGGAGATTGAGCAGCACAGCCTGAGAGAGCAGCTGGAGGATGAGCAGGGGGCCAAGGGGAGAGTGGAGAAGCAGGTGGTCACCCTGCAGTCACAG CTGGCAGAGATGCAGAAGAAGCTGAAGGAGGGCGCTGACTCTCTGCGCGCTGCAGAGCAGGCCCAGCGGCGAGTGCAGAAGGAGCTGGAGGGGgcgttcctgcagctggagGAGAAAAGCACTGCCTATGACAAGCTGGGCCAGCGCCGGGCACGGCTACAGAAAGAGCTGGACGCCAGCCTAGGGCACCAGGACCACCTGCAGCAGACAGTCTTCAACCTGCAGAAGAAGCACAGGAAGTTTCGTCAG CAAACAGTGGAGGAGAAGTGTCAGATCTCAAGTCTCTATGCAGAGGAGCGCGACCGGGCCTTGGCGGAGGCTCGGGAGAAAGCGGCCCAGGTACTGGCGCTGACCCTTGAGCTGGAGAACATGGTTTACCTGCAGAAGAAGCACGACCGGGCCACCAAGGCACTGCAGGACGAGATGCAGGACTTGGTCTCGGCCAAGGACAGCTCTGACAAACAC gTGCGTGAGCTGCAGATGGAGAGTCAGGTGATGGAGGAGCAGCTGGAGGTGATAAAGCCGCAGGTGGAGGAGCTGCAGAAGGAGCTGCAGGCCTCTAAGAAGGCCAAGCTGCAGCTGGAGGCGGACATGCGGGCGCTGAAGGCCCAGTTCGACCGCACGGTGCAGAGCAAGGACCAGCTGCTCAAACAG gcgcaggagagagagagagatctggaGGGCGAGTGGAAGCAGCGCTCTGTTGCATTGGCGGCAAAGAGAAAGCTGGAGCTGGGTATGAAAGATCTCGAGGAGCAGCTCAACTTGGCCAACAAGAGCCGGGAGAAGGCACTGAAGCAGTTGTGCAAATTGCAG GCACATATGAAGGTCGTGCAGCAGGAGCTAGAGGAGACGCGCCTGTCCCATGAGGAGACGCTGGCCCAGGCCAAAGACTATCAGAGGAAGATCAAGAGCCTGGAGGCTGAGATAATCCAGCTGCAGGAG GACCTGGCATTAGCAAAGAGGGCAAAGCGCTGGGCCGAGCAGGACAGTGAGGCCCTGCAGGATGAAATCAGCCACAAGGG tacCCTGgccctgcaggagaaacgcaGGCTGCAGGCCCGTATTGTCCAGCTGGAGCAGAAGCTGCAGGAGGAGCAGTTCAGCAGGGAGCTGCTTGATGAAAGGTTGGCGGCGGAGCGCAGCACCTCCCAGCGCCTGGAGGGGGCGCG TCTGCAGGAGGCACAGGCCGCAGTGAAGGCCAAGAACAAGGCTATCGACACCCTGAAGCAAGAGCTCCGCTCGCTGCGTCGCCAACGTGTAACAGCCTGTGACTGCTGA